The following are from one region of the bacterium genome:
- a CDS encoding B12-binding domain-containing radical SAM protein, with protein sequence MKILLINTNRYQKPPVPPLALEYLAGALERSAHEYRVLDLCFADDPVAELDREISGFSPDVAGITVRNIDTVLYNNNEFFLDEIRTFVG encoded by the coding sequence ATGAAAATTCTCCTGATCAATACCAACCGTTACCAAAAGCCGCCCGTTCCGCCGCTCGCTCTCGAATATCTTGCGGGTGCGCTGGAGCGGTCGGCCCATGAATACCGTGTTCTCGATCTCTGTTTCGCGGACGATCCGGTCGCCGAACTCGACCGTGAAATCAGCGGATTCAGCCCCGATGTCGCCGGGATAACAGTCCGCAACATCGATACGGTACTTTATAACAACAACGAATTCTTCCTCGACGAAATCAGAACGTTTGTCGGG